In the genome of Triticum urartu cultivar G1812 chromosome 5, Tu2.1, whole genome shotgun sequence, one region contains:
- the LOC125509241 gene encoding protein EDS1L-like, whose protein sequence is MPMDTPPPRGAALSDDDRLLVAHCAALSFPSASGSPSSAASASASFQVHHASRPYPCAAFVFPPTWSAAGWMPSSPDAGGRAPFGDAEVDPALFPSLRSVGSGVPARASAAFVAAFRGLLDGSPLQTEVSKAVAEEKRVVFTGHSSGGSIATLAAIWFLENCTRRGSVNQAQPFCVTFGAPLVGDNVFNHAVRREGWSQCILHFIMPLDIIPRIPLAPLASSREQIQSVLDWLSPHSPNFSPVGNSLVIPEFYETLLRSTLSIASHEACSFMGCTSSILGTLTYFIELSPYRPCGTYLFLTSTDQLIVLTNSDAVLQLLFYCLQLDPQQQLLDAAARSLSAHWEYESIKQSVMQEIGCVDYLRAISSSLLGTQMNGTAIGGLELSKEAMLSLAAAAQWEKQREINQAKIDANCSKIQEALKSLNEYKRTCELHEVSYYDSFKLQREVHDFNSNVRRLELAGFWDEIIEMLRRRELPDAFEGREEWVNLGTSYRRLVEPLDIANYYRHSKNEDTGSYLSKGRPRRYKYTQKWREQSHRIPLGSSLESCFWAMSEELQAEMINGKSFEDLKDRVGKLESDALGWFTSGNLGRDVFLSSSSFVIWWKTLPEQHRSASCIARLVPS, encoded by the exons ATGCCGATGGACACCCCGCCGCCGCGCGGGGCGGCGCTGTCCGACGACGACCGCCTCCTCGTCGCCCACTGCGCCGCGCTCTCCTTCCCCTCCGCCTCCGGCTCCCCGTCCTCCGcggcctccgcctccgcctccttcCAGGTGCACCACGCGTCCCGCCCCTACCCCTGCGCCGCCTTCGTCTTCCCGCCCACCTGGTCCGCCGCCGGCTGGATGCCCTCCTCCCCGGACGCCGGCGGCCGCGCGCCGTTCGGGGATGCGGAGGTCGACCCCGCGCTCTTCCCGTCGCTGCGCAGCGTCGGGAGCGGCGTCCCCGCGCGCGCCAGCGCCGCCTTCGTCGCCGCCTTCAGGGGCCTGCTCGACGGCTCGCCGCTCCAGACCGAG GTATCTAAAGCGGTGGCAGAGGAGAAACGTGTTGTATTCACAGGCCATTCATCTGGGGGTTCAATAGCCACCCTTGCTGCCATATGGTTTCTTGAGAACTGCACAAGACGGGGAAGTGTCAATCAAGCACAGCCATTTTGCGTGACCTTTGGGGCACCTCTTGTTGGCGATAATGTTTTCAACCATGCTGTTAGAAGGGAGGGCTGGTCGCAGTGTATTTTGCATTTCATCATGCCACTGGACATCATCCCGCGAATACCGCTGGCCCCCCTCGCATCCTCTAGAGAACAAATTCAGTCCGTTCTGGATTGGTTATCTCCTCACAGTCCAAACTTCTCACCTGTTGGGAATTCGCTTGTTATTCCAGAGTTTTATGAAACTTTGTTGAGAAGCACCCTATCTATTGCCAGCCACGAGGCCTGTTCTTTCATGGGATGCACTAGCTCAATCCTAGGAACGCTGACTTACTTTATTGAGCTATCCCCGTACAGACCCTGTGGGACTTACCTTTTCTTGACAAGTACCGATCAACTGATTGTTCTCACAAACTCAGATGCTGTATTACAGTTGCTATTTTACTGCCTTCAATTGGATCCCCAACAACAATTGCTTGATGCTGCCGCCAGAAGTTTAAGTGCTCACTGGGAATATGAATCGATTAAGCAAAGTGTGATGCAAGAGATAGGTTGTGTGGATTACCTAAGAGCAATTTCATCATCCCTTCTTGGCACACAGATGAATGGGACAGCAATTGGTGGCCTTGAACTG AGTAAGGAAGCTATGCTGAGCCTTGCTGCTGCGGCACAATGGGAGAAGCAAAGAGAGATAAACCAAGCAAAGATAGACGCAAACTGCAGTAAAATTCAGGAAGCCCTCAAGTCCCTGAACGAGTACAAAAGAACATGCGAGCTGCATGAAGTGAGCTACTATGATTCCTTCAAGCTTCAGCGGGAAGTGCATGACTTCAATTCAAATGTACGGAGGTTGGAACTAGCCGGCTTTTGGGACGAGATAATTGAGATGTTGCGAAGGCGTGAGCTTCCAGACGCGTTCGAAGGGCGAGAAGAGTGGGTGAACCTGGGGACCTCGTACCGCCGGCTGGTTGAGCCCCTGGACATTGCAAACTACTACAGGCATTCCAAGAATGAGGACACCGGCTCCTACCTCTCCAAGGGCAGGCCGAGACGTTACAAGTACACCCAGAAATGGCGCGAGCAGTCGCATCGCATCCCCTTGGGTTCCAGCCTCGAGTCGTGCTTCTGGGCAATGTCCGAGGAGCTGCAGGCTGAGATGATCAACGGCAAATCATTCGAGGATCTGAAAGACAGGGTGGGTAAACTAGAGAGCGATGCACTTGGATGGTTCACCTCGGGAAATCTTGGCAGGGATGTGTTTCTGAGCAGCTCATCCTTTGTGATATGGTGGAAGACGCTCCCGGAGCAGCACAGGTCCGCGTCTTGCATCGCGAGACTTGTGCCTTCGTAA